Below is a window of Deferribacterota bacterium DNA.
AGTTGATACACAACCAGGATCGGGGAATATCTATTTGACTGAGAAGCAGATACCTCATATAGTTATAGACCATCACTATATTAGAAGTGCCACAAAAAAAGCTAAGATTATAGATGTAAGGCCAAATATTGGGAGCACCAGCACAATAGTTATCGAGTATTACAAGAAATTGAATATCCCTTTTGATAAAAATACGGCTACTGCTCTATACTATGGAATAAAGACAGATACAATAGGTGCTGCACGGAATAATACTAAATTAGACTTGGAAATGATGAGTTATGTTACCCCCTACATTTCTTTAAGAAAGTTATCAAAAATTGAAGAGCCAGAGATTCCTAGGTATTATTTTAAAAACTTGCATATTGCTCTAGAAAGGGTAGAGGTTATTAATGAATTAATCTTTTGCAATTTAGATGAAGTTAGAAATGCTGATTTTATAGCTGAGATGTCTGATTTTTTAATCAGGATGAGGGATATTAAATGGAGCTTAGTTATGGGAAAAGTGGATAAAGGGTGTTATTTTTCATTGAGGTGTAAATTATCTAAGAAATTTTTAGGGAACATAGCAACAGAGATTACAAGAGGCATAGGCTATGGTGGTGGGCATTTAAAATCAGCAGGAGGGCAAATTCCGCTTGAGAATAATAAACTATTAAACGGTTTGAATGAAAAAGAAAAATACGAAAAAGTTGTATCTATTGTAAAAAAGAGATTTTTAAATATTATATTTAAAAATAATAATATATATGATAAAAGTAATGTAGAGAAATTAAAACTATAACAGGGGGTGTGATATGAAATATATTTGTACTATCTGCGGCTATATTTATGATCCAGAGGTAGGTGATCCAGACAATGGTATTCAGCCTGGCACATCATTTGAAGACTTGCCTGATGATTGGGTATGTCCAGAATGTGGTGCACCTAAAGAAAGTTTTGAGGTTTATGAAGAATAAGGTTTGCCCTAAAAGGGCAAACCTTATTCTATAATTTATGGGGGTTGTATATGTCTGCTATAAAGATAGAGGAAAATATATATTTTGTTGGTGTCTTTGACCCAGAATTAAGGGTTTTTGATATAGTTGTGCCTACAAAAGATGGCACTACTTATAATAGTTATTTAATTGTAGGCAAAGAGAAAAAAGCATTAATAGAAGCATGCAAATTTAATTTTAAGGAGGATCACCTAAAAAATATTGAGGAGATTTGTCCAATCGAAGAATTAGATTATATTGTATTAAATCACACAGAACCAGACCATTCAGGAACACTTCCTTTAATAGTTGATAAAAATCCAAATATAGAGGTGATATATTCTAAGACTGCTAAGAGCTTTGTTGAAAATATAATAAATAAAGAGTTCAATGGTAGATCTGTATCCGATGGTGATACAATTGATTTGGGCGGCTACACCTTGGAGTTTTTCCACACACCTTTTCTTCACTGGCCTGATACTATGTTTACTTATCTTAGAGAAAAAAATATTCTTTTTCCATGTGATTTCTTAGGGGCTCATTATTGTGAATATAACATCTTTAATGATACCTTAGAGAATAAAGAAGAAGCCTATAATGCATTTAAATATTATTATATGAGTATTATGCGACCCTTTAAGAATCATATTCTAAAGGCTCTTGATAAGATAAAAAATTTGAAAATAGATATTATATGCCCCTCTCATGGTCCTATATTGCGTGAAAATATTCAGTATTATATAGATTTTTACAGGGATCAAGCTGTTAAATTTAATATTAGAAAAAACAAAAATATAGCAACAATTTTGTATGCAAGTGCCTATAACAATACAAAGAAGCTAGCTGAGACAATTGACAGGGCTTTGAAAGAAACAGGCGTTGAGACTATCCTTATTGATGCAGCTAACGAACCTATGAAGAAGATAATTGATAGCATAGAGATATCTAAGGGTTTAATAATTGGTACTGCTACAATTAATGCAAAAGCACCTAAGCCTATTTTTGATGTATTTGCTAACCTTGTTGTATTAGATGTTTCAGGTCGCATTGCTGGGGTTTTTGGTTCTTATGGATGGAGTGGGGAAGGTGTAAGAATTAGTGAAGACATTGTTAAAACTATGAGAATGAAAACACCAATGCCCACATTTATGGTTAAGATGACCCCAAGTGATAAAGATTTGGAGGAAGCATATAAGTGGGGATGTGAACTTGGTATTTCGATACTTGAATCATAGGCTATTATAATTGATCTATAAAAAATTATTTGAATAATATTGTATATATCTAATTAATATAAACATTATTATAGAATATTGATTTAATAATCTTATATTTTAAAATATGAAAGTTGAGAAAATCAAATTTATTGATTCCCTTATTTATAAAGATTTGAAAATCGATTTAGTTGTTACAACAAAAAAAATCCGTGTTAAATACACTGCTAATATAATTAATTTTGATGAGAATTATATATATGTTTCTGCGCCAATAAAAAATGATAAAATTATCTTGCTTCCGCATAAATCAAAAGTCGAGGCTACATTTATAAATAAATTTGGTAAATTTATATTAAAAAGC
It encodes the following:
- a CDS encoding bifunctional oligoribonuclease/PAP phosphatase NrnA; the encoded protein is MIDKILEFIKPIRKILLFTHNNPDPDSIASAFALKNLFSYIYKKRCTIAYRGIIGRAQNRELVKVCSIKMFNAKMLNPVKYDCIVLVDTQPGSGNIYLTEKQIPHIVIDHHYIRSATKKAKIIDVRPNIGSTSTIVIEYYKKLNIPFDKNTATALYYGIKTDTIGAARNNTKLDLEMMSYVTPYISLRKLSKIEEPEIPRYYFKNLHIALERVEVINELIFCNLDEVRNADFIAEMSDFLIRMRDIKWSLVMGKVDKGCYFSLRCKLSKKFLGNIATEITRGIGYGGGHLKSAGGQIPLENNKLLNGLNEKEKYEKVVSIVKKRFLNIIFKNNNIYDKSNVEKLKL
- a CDS encoding rubredoxin; its protein translation is MKYICTICGYIYDPEVGDPDNGIQPGTSFEDLPDDWVCPECGAPKESFEVYEE
- a CDS encoding FprA family A-type flavoprotein — encoded protein: MSAIKIEENIYFVGVFDPELRVFDIVVPTKDGTTYNSYLIVGKEKKALIEACKFNFKEDHLKNIEEICPIEELDYIVLNHTEPDHSGTLPLIVDKNPNIEVIYSKTAKSFVENIINKEFNGRSVSDGDTIDLGGYTLEFFHTPFLHWPDTMFTYLREKNILFPCDFLGAHYCEYNIFNDTLENKEEAYNAFKYYYMSIMRPFKNHILKALDKIKNLKIDIICPSHGPILRENIQYYIDFYRDQAVKFNIRKNKNIATILYASAYNNTKKLAETIDRALKETGVETILIDAANEPMKKIIDSIEISKGLIIGTATINAKAPKPIFDVFANLVVLDVSGRIAGVFGSYGWSGEGVRISEDIVKTMRMKTPMPTFMVKMTPSDKDLEEAYKWGCELGISILES